ATCATTGGGATCCATCTCTATGATCCATTCTGCAATCTGCTTTCCAAAACCATAGTTTCGATGGATATGACAAGCATTGAGTAAAGTACGCCAGGCAACAACATCCCATTTTACAGGCATAGACCTCATAAAGTTCCAAGCATCATCAAGCCTCCCAGCCTTGCTCAGAAGGCCAACAATACAAGTATAATGCGCCAAACCAGGCACAATACTACTCTCTTTCATTAGGTTCAGATAGTACAAACCTTCCTGAACCAAACCAAGATGACTGCAAGCAGAGAGAACCCCTATGAAAGTCACATAGTTAGGATACTCTTGTGCAGCTAACATTTCTTGAAAAACATGAAGAGCTTCCTTACCTAGTCCATGATGTGAGTAGCCACATATCATTGCATTCCAAGAAATAGTGTCTCGAGATGTCATGTCTGAAAATACATTTTTGGCAGCTGGTATGTTGCCACTCTTTGCATACATATTAATCAAAGCATTTCCAACAGTAAGATAGTCCTTAAGACCTGATTTCTCAGTACATGCATGCAACAAAAGCCCACAACTTATTGCAGACAACCCTGCACTTGCATTCAGTGTCACAGCAAAAGTAAACTCGTTTGGTCTTGCACCATCAAGTTTCATTTTTGAAAATAACTTTAACGCATCCTCAAAGCACCCGTTTTGAAAATAAGCAGCAATAATTGCTGTCCACAACACCACATTTTGACTTTGCAATCTATCAAAAACTCTTCTAGCACTTAAGACATCCCCGCATTTCCCATACATATTAATCATAGCGCTGCTAACATAAGCATCACTTTCAACATCACTAATCAACATCTTACCATGCAATTCTAAACCCATTCTCAAATATTTTAGACAGGCACAAAGCCCAAAAATGTTAACATAAGTTACAGAATCCCACTTCACATGATCACTGACCATCCTCCTCAAAACCTCTAAACCTTCTTTGAAATAACCATTTTCCAGAAGTCCACTCAGGACCgaattataagaaaaaatatcAGTTCCAGGCACTAAATTCCAGATCCACATAACCTCTTGAAAACTGAAATACTTTGAATACATATGTAGAAGAGCATTCCTTACATATTGATGAAACACCAAACCAGACTTCAACACATAGCAATGACATTGTTGACCTTCCTTGGTTCTTCCGCTGTCAGAACAAGAAGCCAGAGCAATAGCGAAAATATACTCATTTGGGCTTATAGCATCAACCGAAACCATATCTTTCAACAACCTAATTACTTCCAATGAGAATCCCATATGTAAATACCCAGTCATCAAAGCACTCCAAGACACTACATTTCTTTGACGCATACTATCGAACAGTTTGCGAGCAA
The Manihot esculenta cultivar AM560-2 chromosome 1, M.esculenta_v8, whole genome shotgun sequence genome window above contains:
- the LOC110621113 gene encoding pentatricopeptide repeat-containing protein At5g39680 isoform X2, which gives rise to MLKPPRKTHASLSYAPCIFKPNISHSAPPPPDAIKLLKLSANTKSLKFGKLIHAHLIISNRTTKNNALETNSLINFYAKCNELFIARKLFDSMRQRNVVSWSALMTGYLHMGFSLEVIRLLKDMVSVDAISPNEYIFAIALASCSDSGRTKEGQQCHCYVLKSGLVFHQYVRNALLHMYSKYFSFQEVMWIWNLVPGTDIFSYNSVLSGLLENGYFKEGLEVLRRMVSDHVKWDSVTYVNIFGLCACLKYLRMGLELHGKMLISDVESDAYVSSAMINMYGKCGDVLSARRVFDRLQSQNVVLWTAIIAAYFQNGCFEDALKLFSKMKLDGARPNEFTFAVTLNASAGLSAISCGLLLHACTEKSGLKDYLTVGNALINMYAKSGNIPAAKNVFSDMTSRDTISWNAMICGYSHHGLGVLSACSHLGLVQEGLYYLNLMKESSIVPGLAHYTCIVGLLSKAGRLDDAWNFMRSMPVKWDVVAWRTLLNACHIHRNYGFGKQIAEWIIEMDPNDVGTYTLLSNMYAKAKRWDGVVKIRKLMRDKNIKKEPGASWIEIRNVTHIFVAEETKHPEHSEIYEKVKELLTMIKPLGYVPNIGAVLHDVEDEQKDHYLSYHSEKLAIAYGLMKTPPEAPIIVMKNLRMCDDCHLAVKLISKVANRMIIVRDANRFHHFQEGHCSCADYW
- the LOC110621113 gene encoding pentatricopeptide repeat-containing protein At5g39680 isoform X1 encodes the protein MLKPPRKTHASLSYAPCIFKPNISHSAPPPPDAIKLLKLSANTKSLKFGKLIHAHLIISNRTTKNNALETNSLINFYAKCNELFIARKLFDSMRQRNVVSWSALMTGYLHMGFSLEVIRLLKDMVSVDAISPNEYIFAIALASCSDSGRTKEGQQCHCYVLKSGLVFHQYVRNALLHMYSKYFSFQEVMWIWNLVPGTDIFSYNSVLSGLLENGYFKEGLEVLRRMVSDHVKWDSVTYVNIFGLCACLKYLRMGLELHGKMLISDVESDAYVSSAMINMYGKCGDVLSARRVFDRLQSQNVVLWTAIIAAYFQNGCFEDALKLFSKMKLDGARPNEFTFAVTLNASAGLSAISCGLLLHACTEKSGLKDYLTVGNALINMYAKSGNIPAAKNVFSDMTSRDTISWNAMICGYSHHGLGKEALHVFQEMLAAQEYPNYVTFIGVLSACSHLGLVQEGLYYLNLMKESSIVPGLAHYTCIVGLLSKAGRLDDAWNFMRSMPVKWDVVAWRTLLNACHIHRNYGFGKQIAEWIIEMDPNDVGTYTLLSNMYAKAKRWDGVVKIRKLMRDKNIKKEPGASWIEIRNVTHIFVAEETKHPEHSEIYEKVKELLTMIKPLGYVPNIGAVLHDVEDEQKDHYLSYHSEKLAIAYGLMKTPPEAPIIVMKNLRMCDDCHLAVKLISKVANRMIIVRDANRFHHFQEGHCSCADYW